Proteins found in one Deltaproteobacteria bacterium GWA2_45_12 genomic segment:
- a CDS encoding inorganic phosphate transporter yields MTLEFFFIVSLVILALGFDFINGFHDAANSVATIVGTRVLSPKQAVIWAAFFNFIAAFVFQLHVAKTMGKGIIDSSIVDAWVVLGALTGAIVWDLTTWYWGLPTSSSHALIGGLVGAALAKVQTFSVLIWAGIFKVTIFILIAPLIGLILGFILSTVVNFLFARSKPMRVDKHFRRFQLVSAALYSLGHGGNDAQKTMGIITMLLFSAGYLGPVFYVPLWVILFCHFSMAMGTMLGGWRIIKTMSVRITELKPSGGFCAETSAALSLFGATALGVPVSTTHTITGAIVGVGSTHGLGAVRWSVASNIVWAWAFTIPASALIAAMTYGLARLVAHFV; encoded by the coding sequence ATGACGCTCGAATTTTTTTTTATAGTCAGTCTTGTAATTTTGGCTCTGGGATTTGACTTCATCAATGGTTTTCACGATGCGGCCAATTCAGTGGCTACTATTGTGGGAACACGAGTTCTTTCACCCAAACAAGCAGTTATCTGGGCGGCTTTTTTTAATTTTATAGCGGCATTTGTGTTTCAGTTGCATGTAGCAAAAACCATGGGGAAAGGCATTATTGACTCAAGTATTGTGGATGCTTGGGTTGTACTTGGCGCTCTTACAGGGGCGATCGTTTGGGATCTCACTACATGGTATTGGGGACTTCCTACTTCTTCCTCACATGCACTCATCGGTGGGTTAGTGGGTGCGGCTTTGGCAAAAGTTCAAACATTTTCTGTTCTTATTTGGGCAGGCATTTTCAAGGTAACCATTTTTATTCTCATTGCTCCTCTGATTGGACTGATCTTGGGTTTTATTCTGAGCACCGTTGTTAATTTTTTGTTTGCCCGCTCCAAGCCCATGCGCGTGGATAAACATTTCCGCCGGTTTCAACTGGTTTCGGCGGCTCTTTATAGTTTGGGCCACGGTGGTAACGATGCCCAAAAAACTATGGGAATTATCACGATGCTTTTATTTAGTGCAGGATACCTGGGCCCCGTTTTTTATGTGCCGTTATGGGTTATTTTATTTTGTCATTTTTCCATGGCCATGGGAACAATGCTAGGTGGTTGGCGAATTATCAAGACGATGAGTGTGCGCATTACGGAACTGAAGCCTTCAGGTGGATTTTGTGCCGAGACTTCGGCGGCCCTTTCACTTTTTGGAGCCACAGCACTGGGTGTTCCTGTTTCAACAACCCACACCATTACAGGAGCCATTGTAGGGGTAGGCTCGACCCATGGACTGGGAGCCGTACGCTGGTCAGTAGCTTCTAACATTGTATGGGCCTGGGCTTTTACCATTCCCGCTTCTGCCTTGATTGCCGCCATGACCTACGGCTTGGCACGACTTGTTGCGCATTTTGTGTAA